The following proteins come from a genomic window of Streptomyces liliiviolaceus:
- a CDS encoding NTP transferase domain-containing protein: MTAFEPPSASGSSHASGSSHAPGSSDAFGSSGAPGTDGHDAVVLAGGAARRLGGADKPGVRVGGRALLDRVLAACSGAAVTVVVADPRPTARPVEWAREDPPGGGPLAALDAGLRHTTAEYVVVLSADLPFLHRETVRKLLTALHESGGEGVLLTDPDGRDQPLVAVYRRSALRRELTALRAEHGELTGLPLRRLTGALELTRITDPVASFDCDTWDDIAAARARIREHGHVLDEWITAVKDELGLDLDVDTDVLLDLARDAAHGVARPAAPLTTFLVGYAAGRAEGGPEAVAEAARKAAALALRWAAEADPTGPDAG; encoded by the coding sequence GTGACCGCGTTCGAGCCACCCAGCGCTTCCGGTTCCTCCCACGCCTCCGGTTCCTCCCACGCACCCGGTTCCTCCGACGCGTTCGGTTCCTCCGGCGCACCTGGTACGGACGGCCATGACGCCGTCGTACTCGCCGGGGGCGCCGCCCGCCGCCTCGGCGGCGCGGACAAGCCGGGCGTTCGGGTGGGCGGTCGCGCACTGCTCGACCGCGTCCTGGCCGCCTGTTCCGGCGCGGCCGTCACCGTGGTCGTCGCGGATCCCCGGCCCACCGCACGCCCCGTGGAGTGGGCGCGCGAGGACCCTCCCGGCGGGGGCCCGCTCGCCGCGCTGGACGCCGGCCTGCGGCACACCACCGCCGAGTACGTCGTCGTGCTCTCCGCCGATCTGCCGTTCCTGCACCGGGAGACGGTACGAAAACTGCTGACCGCCCTTCACGAGAGCGGCGGCGAGGGCGTGTTGCTCACCGATCCGGACGGCCGCGACCAGCCCCTCGTGGCCGTGTACCGCCGCTCGGCGCTGCGACGTGAGCTGACGGCGCTGCGCGCCGAGCACGGCGAACTGACCGGTCTGCCGCTGCGGCGGCTCACCGGCGCGCTCGAACTGACCCGTATCACCGACCCCGTCGCGTCCTTCGACTGCGACACCTGGGACGACATCGCCGCCGCCCGGGCACGTATCAGGGAGCATGGGCACGTGTTGGATGAATGGATCACCGCAGTCAAGGACGAACTGGGCCTCGACCTGGACGTCGACACCGACGTCCTGCTCGACCTCGCCCGCGACGCCGCCCACGGGGTGGCCCGTCCGGCGGCGCCGCTGACGACGTTCCTCGTCGGGTACGCGGCGGGCCGGGCCGAGGGAGGCCCCGAAGCGGTCGCGGAGGCCGCCCGCAAGGCCGCGGCTCTCGCGCTGCGCTGGGCGGCGGAGGCCGACCCCACCGGCCCGGACGCCGGATGA